A section of the Oscillospiraceae bacterium genome encodes:
- a CDS encoding sigma-70 family RNA polymerase sigma factor, protein MRGIARIFNFLARLFGLRPVFYINGPEILPPPLDPDVERELLSVCAADNAAREKLIVHNLRLVVYISKKFDAGTSNVEDLISIGTIGLIKAVNTFKQDKNIKLATYASRCIENEILMYLRKCSGQRGELSLEQPLNIDKDGNELLVADVLGSDGDDIGFKVESDDERRQLYEAVERLQAREREIMCMRFGLFGQKELTQKEVADQLGISQSYISRLEKKIIRQLRRDLAAI, encoded by the coding sequence ATGAGAGGGATTGCCCGAATATTCAATTTCTTGGCGCGGTTGTTCGGGCTGCGCCCGGTGTTTTATATCAACGGGCCGGAAATATTGCCGCCGCCGCTCGATCCCGACGTCGAGCGGGAATTGCTGTCCGTCTGCGCGGCGGACAATGCGGCGCGCGAAAAGCTGATCGTACATAACCTGCGGCTCGTCGTGTATATCTCGAAAAAATTCGACGCGGGCACCTCCAACGTCGAGGATTTGATCTCGATCGGAACGATCGGGCTGATCAAAGCGGTCAACACGTTCAAGCAGGATAAAAATATCAAACTCGCGACTTATGCCTCGCGATGCATCGAAAACGAAATTTTAATGTATCTGCGCAAGTGCTCGGGCCAACGGGGGGAACTCTCGCTCGAGCAGCCGTTAAATATCGATAAGGACGGAAACGAACTGCTTGTCGCGGATGTGCTCGGAAGCGACGGCGACGACATCGGATTCAAAGTCGAGAGCGACGACGAGCGCAGACAGCTGTATGAGGCGGTTGAACGGCTGCAGGCGCGCGAACGGGAGATCATGTGCATGCGGTTCGGGCTGTTCGGACAAAAAGAACTGACCCAGAAGGAAGTCGCCGACCAGCTCGGGATTTCGCAGTCATACATCTCACGGCTGGAAAAAAAGATTATCAGGCAGCTGAGAAGGGACCTGGCGGCGATTTAG
- a CDS encoding sigma-E processing peptidase SpoIIGA gives MITMTVVYVDILVLLNAYMTLFQLAATAKFCRARVIGWRLLLASALGGLSGLLFFLGDYPLLCILANLICAAIIILAAFRSVGFKAFLKRMLCFCGCGAVFAGAILLCRTLGAKGLSYRGGAVYFEISPLLLIGETAGCYLILRIFFKLTESKLPAKSCRMTVRVGRRSVVLEAVVDSGNMLSDPISGLPVAVTPESAVSPLFTGDAVRFFCGDGICYDEGWRRRLRLIPCRTVGGGGLLPGFLPDSVVIGSKDVKLLIAVSDKLDRDGETLLPSAVSEEIGA, from the coding sequence ATGATCACGATGACCGTCGTCTATGTTGATATCCTGGTTCTGCTCAATGCGTATATGACCTTGTTCCAACTGGCGGCGACGGCGAAATTTTGCCGCGCCCGGGTCATCGGATGGCGGCTGCTCCTGGCGAGCGCGCTCGGCGGGTTGTCGGGGTTATTGTTTTTTCTCGGCGATTACCCGCTTTTATGCATTTTGGCAAACCTGATCTGTGCGGCGATCATCATTTTGGCGGCGTTTCGTTCGGTGGGATTCAAGGCGTTTTTGAAGCGGATGCTCTGCTTCTGCGGGTGCGGGGCGGTGTTCGCCGGCGCGATTTTACTGTGCCGGACACTCGGGGCGAAAGGGCTTTCATATCGGGGCGGAGCGGTTTATTTCGAGATTTCGCCGCTGCTTCTGATCGGAGAGACCGCGGGATGTTATCTGATTTTGCGCATCTTTTTCAAGTTGACCGAATCCAAACTGCCGGCAAAAAGCTGCAGGATGACCGTGCGGGTCGGAAGGCGGAGCGTGGTGCTGGAAGCCGTCGTCGACAGCGGAAATATGCTCAGTGACCCGATCAGCGGCCTCCCGGTCGCGGTGACGCCCGAGAGCGCGGTTTCTCCGTTATTCACCGGAGACGCGGTACGGTTTTTCTGCGGAGACGGGATCTGTTATGACGAGGGGTGGCGGCGCAGGTTGAGATTGATCCCCTGCAGGACCGTAGGCGGCGGCGGGCTTTTGCCCGGGTTTTTGCCGGATTCCGTTGTCATCGGAAGCAAGGATGTGAAACTGTTGATTGCGGTATCGGACAAACTCGACCGGGACGGGGAGACGCTGCTGCCTTCAGCCGTCAGCGAAGAGATCGGGGCCTGA
- a CDS encoding sporulation transcriptional regulator SpoIIID produces MKRGRLGKDYGSLDPISDRVLMLGAYIAASGATVRDAAKRFGVSKSTVHKDMTERLRNIDRTLFLRVRRVLDCNREQRHIRGGSATREKYLNRKPS; encoded by the coding sequence ATGAAACGGGGACGGCTTGGGAAGGATTACGGGTCTTTGGACCCGATCTCGGACAGGGTATTGATGCTGGGGGCCTATATCGCCGCGAGCGGCGCCACCGTCCGCGACGCCGCAAAGCGTTTCGGCGTCAGCAAGAGCACGGTACATAAGGATATGACAGAGCGGCTTCGAAATATTGATCGGACGCTGTTTCTGCGTGTGCGCAGGGTGCTGGACTGCAACCGCGAACAGCGGCATATCCGGGGCGGATCGGCGACAAGGGAGAAGTATCTGAACAGGAAGCCGAGTTAG